The DNA segment ATCTTGAGCTTAGATGAGGAAGATTTCGGTTTGCCTGTCTTGGAAGCTCTGGTACCAGACtccaacatgaaaaaaaaaacaaaaattctcttGAAAATTAACCAATTGATATCCTTTCTTTCCTATCATCTTTCATTTACCATGAGATTGTTCCAACAACAAATTACCATAATTTTGGCTTATcaaaactaattatttcaaatttaaagtaTAGTTTGGattcatttctttgtttttatttctaaaaaccgACAATGATAATAaccaattattaaaataaaaaataaataaaataaaataaaaacttgaggTGTTTTGGAGGATGTTACCTGGTTGTCGTGCATGgaatattggaaattaaataaatttaaaatagtaaatttatgAGAACCAAgtaaatatagatatatatatatatatatatatatatatatatataaatatatatattctaatgaCATCTCTTTGAGCTTTATCAATTCTCTTCAAAATCTTTCTTATACTTTACAAATCATTTTGCCTCAAGGAGTTTAGATTAAGTACAAAGAAATTTATGTTAACAAAAATATATCTAACTTAAGGTTTCATGTATTAAATTGATGGTGATAggtatatttttttctttcaaaatactttgacaaaaaaaaaaaaaaaaaaaaagttcatattTCACACTTCAAGACCCACCAAGGGCATGATGTTATTTTATATCTCaaacttaaaactaatttaaacttctagtttgaggtgtgaaatgttCATCATGCCTTTAAGCGGGTCTCAAGGtactatattatattatatgattgttagaaaattttaaaaagtggatTTATATGCGCTTCTTATCTtcaatttaaagttttttatttataagaagaaaataatatttttttatttatgttcaaaattgaaataaaaatattcttaattattagaaattagGGAGGAGCTGATTAGTTTATTTTGAAGTACTTCTTTAAAGAATTTATTAGAGGCTCCTGGACCTTTGACATGGTAAAAGGGTGTTGAAACTTGAAACTACACCCTCCAATCAATTCAAATGAAATGGATGGCATCAACATCAAATGTGACAAGTGGCTCATCCCCTTTCCCTAGGTTTCCTTAATTCCATGCTACAATAAGGGGTAGAGAGAAGAGGGGAAgaggggaagagagagagagagagagagagagagagggggaccAAACACGAAAAAGCTAGCTGTCTTTTTTGTCTTCTAAtcatttcttctttcatttcctctcataaataattaatataccCACTTCTTTTTTATTAGTTGTGGTGAGAGAGAGATCTCCAAACATGATCACAAAATTATTGGCCTCTATTCATGCATTCTTTATTTCATCAGGGACTAGGTACGAAGGCATTCCCTTCCAGTAAGAAAACCAAACAGAAGAGACAAATTAATTACGGCTTGTCTTTGTGACATGTATGGATTTTTCTGAAATGTCACGTCCTTTTATGAAACAAATTAAGATTGGCCTCCCCATTCTTTTGCCTCATTTGTCCACAGACCAGAATTGGATCTATCTGAGAAGATATGCTATGAATACCTATGTCGACGCGTCAAGACAATGGTGGTGAACCTAGCACCATTAATTGGTGCTACGCACGTACTTATACTCTGATATCAGTTACTTTGAATTCACGGGCAAACGCCCATGCTCATGACAATATAGAGCAAACATGAGGCCATATTTTCAGTTGATCCTTCATGCGACTCTGGGTTAATCCAAGTCTTTATATCACTATCAGCTATATATTGTAGAACCAGACATGGCTCCACACGGTACAAAGATTCATAAACTGatctataataaatattaaaatcggACATGGCGAAAAAATTGATGCGCAAATGGCTCCACGCGGTTCAAGGATGATCCATAAAAATCCATCTTCACAGTAGAATCAAACCATACAGTCCCATTAAGGTCCAAAGATGTGTAAACAAGTGCCATCTCCCCCGGTGTGAATGGAGAAAAGAATATTATACATGATTTGACGTGGGATTATCATCCGGACAcaaatttttcatttcaaggttcaGTGGAGCCCGTGGAGGTTCTGGTGATGCTCGTGACACTTCCATCCAGCAAGCAACTTGCACCAAGAACATGCCAAAATGAAAGACCATGATCACCACAGAAGCTATTGAGAAcaacatttattaattatacactcaaatattcatttctaataattttgtattcTACCCCAAAGGCTTATCTCTTTGAATCATACCAAGtcaagaatgggaaagaatcaATGAAAAATCTTGTCATGTGCAGGATCTAATTCCAGCTAGCAAGTACTTATAGATTTTCCATGGTTCTCAAGCAAGCTGGAAATGAAGTGGTGCATATTAGCTTTAAAGTCAAAGTtcacaaaaattatttgtttgcgGCGAGGGCATTTGTACAGGGGTGGAAAGTATAGCCTTCTAGAACAAGATTTTCATGTTTGGAAAATAAGAAGATTTTGCTTGTTAAATCAAAATAAGTATTAACAATGTACAGCACTCCAATGGAATGAATACTTGACTTTGTGCTCTAGAAATTCAGAACTGTTTATATGCTACTGGGTACATACTGCTATAAAATGTAGTACACTTAAAAAGGATTAGGAGACGTCCATACTCTTCGAAGCCCATCCTCCATGGGTATACTAGCTAGAATATGAGGATTTGTACAGTGCAAGCCATAAGCTAGGTCAAATTACTGaataaaacattagattaaCGCAAGAGCAAGCAACATAGCAATTTGTCAATCCCCACCACAGAAGCAGCCAAAAGTTAGCCTCCAATCTGCCTTCGGTGCCAGCTAACATCCCAAGGCCACTCATGGCCACTGCGTAGatttacttatatatttttttattattttgtttgtacCTCAATCGAAAAAATTTCCCCTCCTTGAACTCTATAAAATGTGATCACTCACTCCAATCTCTTCATCCCAATCGCTTCTATAGTTGCCACCACTTTATTACTATtgtaaaaaaagagaaaaaaaattagggcttGGGATATGGCTTCCAAGAGCTCTGCATCAGTGGCTTTCTTCCTTTTAGTTAACCTTCTCTTCTTTGCCATTGTCTCTGCATGTGGCACTTGCCCTAACCCTCCTAAGTCAAAGAACAAGCCCAAGCCAACTCCTAGCCCCAGTCCTGCTAAGGCCACTTGCCCTAAAGATACCCTTAAGTTGGGAGTATGTGCCAATTTGCTTGGCGGGCTGATCGGAGCTGTTGTGGGTACCCCTCCAAAAACCCCATGCTGCTCTCTCATCCAAGGCCTTGCTGATCTCGAGGCTGCTGTTTGCCTTTGCACTGCTATTAAAGCCAATGTTTTGGGCATCAACCTCAATATCCCTCTTTCTCTTAGCTTGCTTCTCAATGTCTGCTCAAAGAAGGTCCCACCTGGCTTCCAGTGTGCCTAAACAAATCACTGTTCCTTCTCCTCTTTCATCCTTTTGCTCGTTCTGCGTGCGTCGCATGAAGTTCTGGTTTAAGATTGGTATAAGTGGTAACTGCTTGTCTCCTTTGTTACAATATAATTGTGTCTTTGTGCTGGAATAATAGCGAATAAACTTCCTATTCTGTAAACTCAAGTGATCAGTTCCTAATGTCTACTTACATATGCAACCGCATATATGGgaaataaaagattatttatgTTTACTGATGTCCGGAGTTCTTTTCATCCTTTCTGCACAAAGTTTCTTCTACTGTCCTTACAGTTGATTGTGtcaatcatatattattttatttacttagaATTTGTGCCTTGTGACGTTGCTTCTACTGGAGTGCAGTACAGGTAGATCAACCCTAAAACTACAGTGAAGAAAGTGAAAATTTGAGTTATGGTCGATGCATGCATGCATGACTTTTGATCGATAAGGCATTTCATTACATGTGTGCATGCAGAAGGCAAGTGTTGGCGATTACTACTGCATgcagaaaattaattaatgcaTCATTTGCTCCACACTGATTAAGTAATTAGAATTTTCTtacttttcaaagaaaatttttgcAATTAATAGAAGACAGAGTGCTAACCAAAATTTATGTAtctatgtttattattattcttggaTGGGGAATATATATAAGCCTAAAATAGACCAAGATTGTAAGTATTTTCCTAAAAGGCAATAAAATAACTAGGAAATTATAATCCAATAAATTTCATCAAGATCAAATCCAATAAGTATTTTTTTGTCGATCGTACCATGCATTAAAAAGATTCTTGAATTGCAACAGCCTACATCTTTCCAGGGAATATGACAATGATATAGTTGGGCTTCATCATTCTAGTGTtgaattaatttcaaaaatggCCAACCAAGAGCATGGTCGGGATCATGGAGTACTGTGTAGACGAGGTATGCCCCATGTCCACGGTCCACCGCAACATCCATCGGCCATTCAAGATATGTGCTTTATTCATGTATTTCTTTGAGCAATTTCCTCTTGATAATGTCGCAAATCTCATGGAATATCAAAAATTTCTTGAGCTTAGATGAGGAAGACTTCGGTTTGCCTGTCTTGGAAGCTCTAGTAAAAAACtccaacatgaaaaaaaaaatcaaaaattatCTTGAAAATTAACCAATTGATATCCTTTCTCTCCTATCATCTTTCATTTACCATGAGATTGTTCCAACAACAAATTACCATAATTTTGGCCTATcaaaactaattatttcaaATCTAAAGTATAGTTTGGAtacatttctttgtttttatttctaagaaccgatgataataataaccaattattataaaaaataaaaataaaaaataaaaacccttgAGGTGTTTTGGAGGATGTTACCTGGTTGTGTGCATGGAATACTAGAAATTAAGTAcatttaaaatagtaaattcaTGAGAACCAAGtaaatatagatatagatatagatatttTCTAATAACATCTCTTCAAGCTTTATTAATTCTCTTCAAAATCTTTCTTATActttataaatcattttgcctCAAGGAGTTTAGATTAAGTACAAAGAAATTCATGTTAATAAAAATGTATCTAACTTAAGGtttcatatattaaattgaTGGTAATAGGagagtattttttatttttttttcaaaatactttgaaaaattttaaaataaataaataaataaaaagttcatAGTTCACACTCCAAGACCCACCAAGGCATGATGATTATTTTATatctcaaatttcaaattttaaacttcaaatttgaggtgtgaaatgatcaTCATGCCCTTGAGGTGGGTCTTACGGCACTAAATCCTTATGATATcttgaatttaaagttttttatttataagaagaaaataatattttttatttatgtttttttaaaattgaaataaaaatattcttaattattagaaattagGGAGGAggtgattaatttattttgaagtaCTTCTTTAGAGGCTCTTGGACCTTTGAAATGGTAAGAGGGTGTTGAAACTTGAAACTACACCCtccaatcaaatcaaatcaaatggaTGGCATCAACATGAAATGTGACAAGTGGCTCATCCCCTTTCACTAGGTTTCCTTAATTCCATGCTACAATAAAGGGTATTGTATGGTTGGTTGACTCCtttgaaaaatcaatagaaagacaaaacaaaaaggaagagaggAGAAGcggggaagagagagagagaaagagcgGCAAACACGAAAAAGCTAGCtgtctttcttctcttctaaTCATTTCCtctcaataataattaatataccCACTTCTTTTTTATTAGTTGTGGTGAGAGAGAGATCTCCAAACATTGgtggaagaagaagataatTCAATACCTACGTGTGTGTCTCACAAAACTATTTGGAACACTCACCTTGAAGATTGAATTGTGCCCAAGGTGATTTGGAAGACTGGTGGGGTCTTCTTCACTTTTTCCTTCCtgcatttctttctttctattcatGCAACTTTGAATACATATTTTCAATGTTGGGATGAAAAATAGAGatagaaaattgattttgttttggtATGATATTGTTATTAGCTTTCATTCTCATTCCGGAAAATGTGTATTGAAGataagatgatttttttatcaaaatagtTGCATGGCTCCGaataaaaagggaagaaaactATCATGTTCCATCATCAAAGACTGGGATTGTTTCCTGGTCAATCTTCTACATGCATGCTTGATAATTTATAACAGATTTGTACTGAATTCTGAGGTTGACACAGATTTTTAGTCTCACATCTCCATGGCGCCGAGCAAGATCAGAAGAGCTCTTGGAGCAGTGAA comes from the Vitis vinifera cultivar Pinot Noir 40024 chromosome 12, ASM3070453v1 genome and includes:
- the LOC100265935 gene encoding 14 kDa proline-rich protein DC2.15, which codes for MASKSSASVAFFLLVNLLFFAIVSACGTCPNPPKSKNKPKPTPSPSPAKATCPKDTLKLGVCANLLGGLIGAVVGTPPKTPCCSLIQGLADLEAAVCLCTAIKANVLGINLNIPLSLSLLLNVCSKKVPPGFQCA